TCTTGGCGATGTAAAACCTGTAGGGGATGGCATCTTTGAAATGCGGGAACACTTCGGGCCGGGTTGGCGCATGTATTACACCATGCGTGGAGATGTTTTGATCGTGATGCTTGGTGGCGGCGACAAGGGAACGCAGTCAACCGACATTGCCAAAGCCAAACAACTTGAACACACCTTGGAGGATTA
Above is a window of Desulfobulbaceae bacterium DNA encoding:
- a CDS encoding type II toxin-antitoxin system RelE/ParE family toxin, translating into MYTVKTLPEFDSWLDSVKDRMTRLRLSRRLDKAQRGNLGDVKPVGDGIFEMREHFGPGWRMYYTMRGDVLIVMLGGGDKGTQSTDIAKAKQLEHTLED